Proteins encoded in a region of the Clostridium beijerinckii genome:
- a CDS encoding peptidoglycan D,D-transpeptidase FtsI family protein: MKNVSNSIKQVMVVFLFCFVALISYIAYFQVFSAPTIAESEGNQRLWARRNEVLRGTIYDRNKNPLTTSARVDALTQKRTYVNGDLYVHALGYVDPRYGLTGLEANYDSELTTYNKLTNNILNLTKDFSMDKLKSMFKNRKEDEVKVGNGVITTLDPTLQKIAYDALGSNKGAVVALNPKTGEVLAMVSKPTYNPNDLEGSMKASNEDSPFINRAVSGKYPPGSTFKTVTLSSALENMPGITNRTFNDTGKIVFNDKQSLSNDNGEVNGEIDLKDAYRLSSNFVFGTLAMELGNDKLKATAEKFGFNNTVESDGFKIDQSQFPKLSKAEIGSIAQSGIGQSSILATPMEMALVASTVADDGKMMEPRLVSQVVDKDGNVVKTVEPKVNKQVISSANAAIIKDYMKNLVDSRIDSTWSYFQGTDAAGKTGTADYNLANGESAKPHSWFIGLAPASNPKIAVAVIVENGGYGASAAAPIAGKLIRQAVIGN, from the coding sequence TTGAAAAATGTTTCTAATAGTATAAAACAGGTAATGGTAGTTTTTTTGTTTTGCTTTGTAGCTCTTATCTCGTATATTGCATATTTTCAAGTTTTTTCGGCGCCTACTATAGCTGAAAGTGAAGGTAATCAAAGGCTTTGGGCAAGAAGAAATGAAGTTTTGAGGGGAACCATATATGATAGAAATAAAAATCCGCTTACAACAAGTGCAAGGGTAGATGCTTTAACACAAAAAAGAACTTATGTTAACGGAGATTTATATGTTCACGCTCTAGGATATGTAGATCCAAGATATGGATTGACAGGATTAGAGGCAAACTATGATAGTGAGTTAACCACATACAACAAACTTACTAACAATATTTTAAATCTAACTAAAGATTTTAGTATGGATAAGTTAAAATCAATGTTTAAGAATAGAAAAGAAGATGAGGTTAAAGTTGGGAATGGTGTTATAACTACATTAGATCCAACACTTCAAAAAATAGCATACGATGCACTTGGAAGTAATAAGGGTGCGGTGGTAGCCTTAAATCCAAAAACAGGAGAAGTATTAGCTATGGTTTCTAAGCCAACATATAATCCAAATGATTTGGAAGGCTCAATGAAAGCTTCTAATGAAGATAGCCCGTTTATAAATAGGGCAGTATCAGGAAAATATCCGCCAGGATCAACATTTAAAACAGTAACTCTTAGTAGCGCATTAGAAAATATGCCTGGAATTACAAATAGAACTTTTAATGATACAGGTAAAATAGTATTTAATGATAAACAATCATTAAGTAATGATAATGGAGAAGTTAATGGCGAAATAGATTTAAAAGATGCGTATAGATTATCAAGTAACTTTGTATTTGGTACATTGGCAATGGAATTAGGAAATGATAAGCTAAAAGCTACTGCAGAGAAGTTTGGTTTTAATAATACAGTAGAATCTGATGGATTTAAAATAGATCAGAGTCAATTTCCAAAGTTATCTAAAGCTGAAATTGGTAGCATAGCTCAATCTGGAATTGGCCAAAGTAGTATTTTAGCTACGCCTATGGAGATGGCTTTGGTTGCAAGTACAGTGGCTGATGATGGTAAGATGATGGAACCAAGACTAGTTAGTCAAGTAGTGGATAAGGATGGTAATGTAGTTAAGACAGTTGAACCCAAAGTGAATAAACAAGTCATAAGTTCAGCTAATGCTGCAATTATAAAAGACTATATGAAAAATTTAGTTGATTCAAGAATCGACTCTACTTGGAGTTACTTCCAAGGAACTGATGCAGCAGGTAAGACTGGTACAGCTGATTATAATCTTGCTAATGGAGAAAGCGCTAAACCTCATTCATGGTTTATTGGTCTTGCACCAGCAAGTAATCCTAAGATTGCAGTCGCTGTAATAGTTGAAAATGGAGGATACGGAGCGAGTGCAGCGGCACCGATAGCAGGAAAATTAATTAGGCAAGCAGTTATTGGAAATTAA
- a CDS encoding FtsW/RodA/SpoVE family cell cycle protein, producing MKIKRDEIKLLLLTYLLCIALFTNLAILKDDMDKGAIYMGLIVCGLITATQILIRKFYPHGDKFLITFACILSVIGIAVLYRLDTDIAIKQLMYFAAGIVIFIALVVIIPDIRDFVKYKKVYLIATLIIMPLALFAHQEVYGATNWIRIGGFSIQPSEFGKITFAIYLAAALHDYEDKNNIIEDFKQLWQPALVVLYSLGCLVGQKDLGSALIFFGISLTMLYVATGKKKYVVITFVLFALGSILAYKLFPHVQQRVLIWRDPWKYKDTTGYQIVQGLYSISSGGMFGSGLGQGYPGFMPVNTSDLIFAVICEELGMVFGLGIMIIYFLFFYRGMRASFRIKDRFSQLNAIGLSAMIACQVLVIIGGVFAVIPLTGITLPLISAGGSSIITMFFALAILQKISEEG from the coding sequence TTGAAGATAAAAAGAGATGAAATAAAGCTATTACTGTTAACTTATTTGTTATGTATAGCGCTTTTTACAAATTTAGCAATATTGAAAGATGACATGGATAAAGGCGCTATATATATGGGGTTGATAGTATGTGGCTTAATAACTGCTACCCAAATATTAATACGTAAGTTTTATCCCCATGGGGATAAGTTTTTGATTACATTTGCATGTATATTGTCAGTAATAGGTATAGCTGTACTATATAGATTGGATACTGACATTGCTATTAAACAGTTAATGTATTTTGCAGCTGGAATAGTAATATTTATTGCTCTAGTAGTGATAATTCCAGATATAAGAGATTTTGTTAAGTACAAGAAGGTATATCTGATAGCAACTTTGATTATAATGCCTTTAGCATTGTTCGCGCATCAAGAGGTTTATGGTGCAACTAACTGGATTAGAATTGGTGGATTTAGCATTCAACCATCGGAATTTGGTAAGATAACATTTGCTATATACTTAGCGGCAGCTTTACATGATTATGAAGACAAAAATAATATAATAGAAGATTTTAAACAGCTTTGGCAACCTGCACTGGTTGTTTTATACTCATTAGGATGCTTGGTCGGGCAAAAGGATTTGGGATCTGCATTAATATTTTTTGGTATTTCATTAACAATGTTGTATGTTGCAACTGGAAAGAAAAAGTATGTAGTAATAACGTTTGTATTATTTGCGTTGGGATCTATCTTAGCATATAAGTTGTTTCCGCACGTACAGCAAAGAGTATTAATATGGAGGGATCCGTGGAAGTATAAAGATACCACGGGATATCAGATAGTTCAAGGATTATATTCGATTTCTTCTGGAGGAATGTTTGGAAGTGGACTTGGTCAAGGCTACCCAGGATTTATGCCAGTAAATACCTCAGACTTAATTTTTGCAGTAATTTGTGAGGAATTGGGAATGGTATTTGGGCTTGGAATCATGATAATATATTTCTTGTTTTTCTATAGGGGAATGAGAGCTTCGTTTAGAATCAAAGATAGATTTTCACAACTTAATGCCATAGGCCTTAGTGCTATGATAGCATGTCAGGTTCTAGTTATAATAGGAGGAGTGTTTGCGGTAATACCTTTGACAGGGATTACATTGCCTCTTATCAGTGCTGGAGGTTCCTCAATAATAACTATGTTTTTTGCACTAGCAATACTTCAAAAGATATCGGAGGAGGGCTAA
- a CDS encoding FHA domain-containing protein, translating to MSFSRIIAGFFGIVFIIILYVIIYYALKIMYRDVKNGGKKRRPTAAKGSYGLEIINSGSSKDLKDGSIIPIRSDLTIGRKDDNSIVLCDQHVSGSHARIIIRNSALFIEDLNSTNGTYLNKNKISGKAKLSNKDEIRIGTAIFKILI from the coding sequence ATGAGTTTTTCGAGAATAATTGCTGGTTTTTTTGGAATTGTTTTTATTATTATACTGTATGTAATAATATACTATGCGCTAAAGATAATGTATAGGGATGTTAAAAACGGAGGGAAGAAAAGAAGGCCTACTGCAGCAAAAGGAAGTTATGGCTTAGAAATTATAAATTCTGGAAGTAGCAAAGATTTAAAAGATGGATCTATTATTCCTATTAGATCGGATTTGACAATAGGAAGAAAAGATGATAATTCTATTGTATTATGTGATCAACATGTTTCTGGAAGTCATGCAAGAATTATCATAAGGAATAGTGCATTATTTATAGAAGATTTAAATAGTACAAATGGTACCTACTTAAACAAGAATAAGATAAGTGGCAAAGCAAAATTGTCTAATAAAGATGAGATAAGAATTGGTACAGCAATTTTTAAGATTTTAATTTAA
- the uvrA gene encoding excinuclease ABC subunit UvrA: MNDKIVIKGAKVNNLKNVSLEIPRDKLVVLTGLSGSGKSSLAFDTLYAEGQRRYVESLSSYARQFLGQMDKPNVEYIEGLSPAISIDQKTTSKNPRSTVGTITEIYDYLRLLYARVGIPHCPKCGKEITKQSVDQIVDKIMGYGDRSKLQVLSPVVKGRKGTHEKILEHIKKSGFVRARIDGEIYDLTEEEVKLDKNKKHNIEAVIDRIVIKEGIEGRLTESVEASLKMGEGLVIISVIGGEETLFSENFACPDCGISIDELSPRLFSFNAPYGKCDHCDGLGSLMEIDEKLVIPNRELSVMEGAIASWGSGRLKEDSWTYAILQALTKEYGLDLSKPIKDLDKEHVDLLLYGTGGKKLKIEYVKDGVKAIYSYAFEGEINALSRRYRESNSDLIKGEIEQYMSNDSCPKCKGARLKKEVLAVTVGGKNIYEFTSMSIKEELEFINGVEFSEKNKLISEQIIKEIKNRLQFLLDVGLDYLSLSRNSGTLSGGESQRIRLATQIGSALMGVLYILDEPSIGLHQRDNDRLIHTLKNLRDVGNTVVVVEHDEDTMKEADYIVDIGPGAGEHGGEVVVAGTLDEVKACEKSITGQYLTGRKSIQIPAVRRKGNGQKIKIVGAKENNLKNINVSIPLGTLTMVTGVSGSGKSTLVNEILYKGLNRLVNKSKNPVGNHKEIVGYENIDKIIDINQSPIGRTPRSNPATYTGTFDIIRELFSQTTEAKMRGYKQGRFSFNVKGGRCEACSGDGIIKIEMQFLSDVYVPCEVCKGKRYNRETLEVKYKGKNIDDVLKMTVEEALKFFENIPRIENKLRTLNDVGLGYIRLGQPSTQLSGGEAQRIKLAYELSKRSTGKTLYILDEPTTGLHVDDVSRLIEILQSLVETGNTVVVIEHNLDMIKCADHLIDLGPEGGDKGGTIIKCGTPEELCKVQESYTGKYLKDVLR; the protein is encoded by the coding sequence ATGAACGATAAGATAGTAATAAAAGGTGCGAAAGTTAATAATTTAAAGAATGTAAGTTTAGAAATACCGAGAGATAAATTAGTTGTACTTACAGGATTATCAGGCTCAGGTAAGTCATCATTGGCCTTTGATACATTATATGCTGAAGGGCAAAGAAGATATGTGGAATCTTTATCTTCTTATGCACGGCAATTTTTAGGACAAATGGATAAACCGAATGTAGAATATATAGAAGGATTATCACCGGCAATATCAATAGATCAAAAGACTACAAGTAAAAATCCAAGATCAACAGTTGGAACAATAACTGAAATATATGATTATTTGAGATTATTATATGCAAGAGTAGGAATTCCTCACTGTCCAAAGTGCGGTAAAGAAATTACTAAACAATCTGTTGATCAGATTGTTGATAAAATTATGGGTTATGGAGATAGATCTAAACTTCAAGTATTATCACCTGTAGTTAAAGGGAGAAAAGGAACTCATGAAAAGATATTAGAACATATAAAGAAGAGCGGCTTTGTTAGAGCAAGGATTGATGGGGAAATCTATGACTTAACTGAAGAGGAAGTAAAGTTAGATAAAAATAAAAAGCATAATATTGAAGCTGTTATTGATAGAATTGTCATAAAGGAAGGGATTGAAGGTAGACTTACAGAATCTGTAGAAGCGTCTTTAAAGATGGGCGAAGGATTAGTTATAATTAGCGTTATTGGAGGAGAAGAAACTTTATTTAGCGAAAATTTTGCTTGCCCAGATTGTGGAATAAGTATTGATGAGCTATCGCCTAGATTATTTTCATTTAATGCTCCATATGGAAAGTGCGATCATTGTGATGGGCTTGGAAGTCTTATGGAGATAGACGAAAAGCTTGTTATACCTAATAGAGAGCTAAGTGTTATGGAAGGAGCTATAGCAAGCTGGGGAAGTGGAAGACTAAAAGAAGATTCTTGGACATATGCAATACTTCAGGCTCTAACTAAAGAGTATGGATTAGATTTAAGCAAGCCTATAAAAGATTTGGATAAAGAACATGTTGATTTATTGTTGTATGGAACAGGTGGGAAAAAACTTAAAATTGAATATGTGAAAGATGGAGTTAAAGCTATTTATAGTTATGCATTTGAAGGGGAAATTAATGCATTAAGCAGAAGGTATAGAGAGAGTAATTCAGATCTTATAAAGGGTGAAATAGAGCAATACATGAGCAATGATTCATGCCCAAAATGTAAAGGCGCTAGGTTAAAAAAAGAAGTGCTAGCAGTTACTGTTGGTGGAAAAAATATATATGAATTTACAAGTATGTCAATAAAAGAAGAACTTGAGTTTATAAATGGAGTGGAATTTTCAGAAAAAAATAAACTTATAAGTGAGCAGATTATAAAAGAGATTAAAAATAGATTGCAGTTTTTATTAGATGTTGGTTTAGATTACTTAAGTTTATCAAGAAATTCTGGAACCTTATCAGGTGGGGAATCACAAAGAATAAGGCTTGCAACACAAATTGGTTCAGCACTTATGGGAGTTCTATATATATTAGATGAACCAAGTATTGGATTGCATCAAAGGGATAATGATAGGTTAATACATACTTTGAAAAATCTAAGAGATGTTGGAAATACAGTAGTAGTTGTAGAACACGATGAAGATACTATGAAGGAAGCAGATTATATTGTTGATATTGGACCGGGTGCAGGAGAGCACGGAGGAGAAGTAGTTGTTGCTGGAACACTTGATGAAGTTAAGGCATGTGAAAAATCAATAACAGGTCAATATTTAACTGGAAGAAAATCAATTCAAATTCCGGCAGTGAGAAGGAAAGGTAATGGACAAAAAATAAAAATTGTAGGCGCTAAGGAAAATAATTTAAAAAATATAAATGTTTCAATTCCTCTTGGTACTTTAACTATGGTTACAGGAGTTTCTGGTTCTGGAAAAAGTACTCTAGTAAATGAAATACTTTATAAAGGTTTAAATAGATTAGTAAATAAGAGTAAAAATCCAGTAGGAAACCATAAAGAAATAGTTGGTTATGAAAATATAGATAAAATAATAGATATAAACCAAAGTCCGATTGGAAGAACACCTCGTTCTAATCCAGCAACTTATACAGGTACATTTGATATAATTAGAGAATTATTTTCACAAACTACAGAAGCTAAAATGAGGGGATATAAGCAAGGGCGATTTAGTTTTAATGTAAAAGGTGGAAGATGTGAAGCTTGTTCTGGAGATGGAATAATAAAAATAGAAATGCAATTCCTATCAGATGTTTATGTTCCGTGTGAAGTGTGCAAAGGAAAGAGGTATAATAGAGAAACTTTAGAAGTAAAGTATAAAGGGAAGAATATAGATGATGTATTAAAAATGACAGTTGAAGAAGCATTAAAATTCTTTGAAAACATACCTAGAATTGAGAATAAGTTGAGGACATTAAATGATGTAGGACTTGGATATATTAGATTAGGTCAGCCTTCAACTCAATTATCAGGAGGAGAAGCTCAAAGAATTAAGTTAGCATATGAATTATCAAAGAGAAGTACAGGAAAAACTCTCTATATACTGGATGAGCCAACAACAGGATTACATGTAGATGATGTTAGTAGATTAATAGAAATACTTCAAAGTTTAGTTGAAACAGGAAATACTGTAGTTGTAATTGAGCATAATTTAGATATGATCAAATGTGCAGATCATTTAATTGATTTAGGTCCAGAGGGTGGAGATAAGGGAGGAACCATTATAAAATGTGGGACTCCAGAAGAATTATGTAAAGTTCAAGAATCTTATACAGGTAAATATTTAAAAGATGTGCTTAGATAA
- the uvrB gene encoding excinuclease ABC subunit UvrB, producing MGEFKIQSRFKPTGDQPQAIDKLVNSIKSNNRGQTLLGVTGSGKTFTMANVIEKLQRPTIILAHNKTLAAQLCSEFKEFFPDNIVEYFVSYYDYYQPEAYVPQTDTFIEKDASINDEIDKLRHSATSALFERRDVIIVASVSCIYGLGNPDEYKKLTISLRTGMEKERDEVIKKLIEIQYERNDIDFSRGTFRVRGDSLDIIPASYSNKGIRIEFFGDEIDRIREFDVLTGSILGERNHVAITPASHFATSRETVDKAIGIIEGELEERLRELNAQDKLLEAQRLRQRTNFDIEMIKEMGYCSGIENYSRILDGRASGTPPKTLIDYFPEDFLMFIDESHVTLPQVRAMYAGDRSRKNTLVDYGFRLPCAYDNRPLKFEEFEKKINQVVFVSATPSAYEIDNSEEIAEQIIRPTGLLDPEIIIRPIKGQIDDLYGEINKTIECGFRILITTLTKRMAEDLTKYLIELGVKTTYMHSDIDTIERMKIIRDLRLGEYDVLVGINLLREGLDIPEVALVAILDADKEGFLRSETSLIQTIGRAARNSESKVIMYADNITKSMDKAMKETERRRAIQKDYNERHGIVPTTIIKDVRDIIEATKVSEEVEEYKAADKKKLTKKEKDKLIKDLTEEMLLAAKNLQFERAAELRDIINEIKDGK from the coding sequence ATGGGAGAATTTAAAATACAATCGAGATTTAAACCTACAGGGGATCAACCACAAGCAATCGATAAATTAGTCAATTCCATAAAAAGCAATAATAGAGGTCAAACTTTGCTTGGAGTAACAGGTTCAGGAAAAACATTTACTATGGCAAATGTTATAGAAAAATTACAAAGACCTACTATAATATTAGCTCATAATAAAACTTTAGCAGCGCAATTATGTTCGGAATTTAAGGAGTTCTTTCCTGATAATATAGTAGAATACTTTGTATCTTATTATGACTATTATCAACCAGAAGCATATGTGCCTCAAACAGATACATTTATAGAAAAAGATGCATCAATTAATGATGAAATAGATAAATTAAGGCATTCAGCTACTTCAGCTCTTTTTGAAAGAAGGGATGTAATAATTGTCGCATCTGTTTCCTGCATATACGGGCTAGGTAATCCAGATGAATATAAAAAGTTGACTATAAGTCTTAGAACTGGAATGGAAAAAGAGAGAGATGAGGTTATAAAGAAACTCATAGAAATTCAATATGAAAGAAATGATATAGATTTTTCAAGAGGAACTTTTAGAGTTAGAGGAGATTCTTTAGATATAATTCCTGCTTCGTATTCAAATAAAGGGATTAGAATTGAATTTTTTGGAGATGAAATTGATAGAATAAGAGAATTTGATGTATTAACAGGAAGTATACTAGGAGAAAGAAATCATGTAGCCATAACTCCAGCATCCCACTTTGCAACATCTAGAGAGACTGTTGATAAAGCAATTGGCATAATTGAAGGAGAATTAGAGGAGAGGCTTAGAGAACTTAATGCTCAGGATAAACTTTTAGAAGCTCAAAGATTAAGGCAAAGAACTAACTTTGATATTGAGATGATAAAAGAAATGGGATATTGTAGTGGGATTGAGAATTATTCTAGAATATTAGATGGTAGAGCTTCAGGAACACCACCTAAAACATTAATAGATTATTTTCCGGAAGATTTTCTTATGTTTATAGATGAGAGCCACGTAACATTACCTCAGGTTAGAGCAATGTATGCAGGAGATAGATCAAGAAAAAATACATTGGTAGACTATGGATTTAGATTACCTTGTGCATATGATAATAGACCGCTAAAATTTGAGGAATTTGAAAAGAAAATTAATCAAGTAGTGTTTGTAAGTGCTACTCCATCGGCTTATGAAATAGATAATTCTGAAGAAATCGCTGAACAAATCATAAGACCTACAGGATTGTTAGATCCAGAAATCATTATAAGGCCTATTAAAGGACAAATTGATGATTTATATGGAGAGATTAATAAAACGATAGAGTGTGGATTTAGAATATTAATAACTACATTAACCAAGCGTATGGCAGAAGATTTAACTAAATATTTAATAGAACTTGGTGTTAAAACAACTTATATGCATTCAGATATTGATACGATAGAAAGAATGAAAATAATAAGAGATTTGAGGCTTGGTGAGTATGATGTACTTGTAGGAATAAATCTTTTAAGAGAAGGATTAGATATACCAGAGGTAGCTTTAGTTGCAATTTTAGACGCCGATAAAGAAGGATTTTTAAGATCAGAAACATCATTAATACAAACAATAGGAAGAGCGGCTAGAAATTCAGAAAGCAAGGTTATAATGTATGCTGACAATATAACAAAGTCTATGGATAAAGCAATGAAGGAAACGGAAAGAAGAAGAGCTATACAAAAAGATTATAATGAGAGACACGGAATAGTACCAACAACAATAATTAAAGATGTAAGAGATATTATAGAAGCAACAAAGGTTTCAGAAGAAGTCGAAGAATATAAAGCTGCGGATAAGAAAAAACTTACTAAGAAAGAAAAAGATAAGTTAATTAAGGATCTTACAGAAGAAATGCTTTTAGCGGCAAAAAATCTTCAATTCGAAAGAGCAGCTGAGCTTAGAGATATTATTAATGAAATTAAGGATGGAAAGTAA
- a CDS encoding signal protein PDZ, whose translation MGLFIYTLRSVSGAIVTPPLVFLLILLIMILHSKNKKVVTMQKIILGGSVNSSIELTLSQLVLGIIGGIIGSIILTSLGVVFSENSGISYLFVISILLMLIRPRLICFSYSGAILGGIVIIIKLINIFIPYSLGVFDLNIFYLAILIGVFHVIEGILVIVDGDRGAVPVFTNRDNKILGGYALKRYWALPIAIIIAMNWNNSMLSYMTESISNPDWWPLIKLPYGLALIAGSIISIVPFYMVLGYSSITFTKSKREKAISSGVHILAYGIILIVSAQISRFGIIGEIFVVIFMPTAHELMLKLQADREKKQVAKFVSDEEGLVVLEMSADSRMREFGVDIQSKILSVNGKKINSEAEVYSILKENLYNAVLKIKDSHGMVKDIQFRHNKNTRLGILVVPRNVSKEDIVPVDGGNFKNVLNSLKGSEKGSKNKVEYKIEKENDGKHDKDVKNKDNKM comes from the coding sequence ATGGGTTTATTTATATATACGCTACGGAGCGTATCTGGCGCTATAGTAACCCCTCCATTAGTATTCTTATTAATACTCTTAATAATGATACTACATTCAAAGAACAAAAAAGTAGTAACTATGCAAAAAATAATTTTAGGAGGTAGTGTAAATTCATCTATTGAACTTACACTATCTCAACTTGTTTTAGGAATTATAGGTGGAATTATAGGAAGCATAATACTTACAAGTTTAGGTGTAGTTTTTAGTGAAAATTCTGGAATATCGTATTTGTTTGTTATATCAATATTATTAATGCTTATAAGACCAAGGTTAATATGCTTTTCTTATTCGGGAGCAATTCTAGGTGGTATAGTAATTATAATTAAATTGATTAATATATTCATTCCTTATAGTTTAGGAGTTTTTGATCTAAATATATTTTATTTAGCAATTCTTATAGGAGTATTCCATGTTATTGAAGGGATATTAGTAATTGTCGATGGAGATAGAGGAGCTGTACCTGTATTTACAAATAGAGATAATAAAATTTTAGGTGGATATGCATTAAAAAGATATTGGGCATTGCCAATAGCAATAATTATTGCTATGAATTGGAATAATTCGATGTTGAGTTATATGACAGAATCTATATCTAATCCAGATTGGTGGCCATTAATTAAATTACCATATGGACTCGCCTTAATAGCTGGAAGTATTATTTCTATAGTTCCTTTTTATATGGTATTAGGTTATTCATCAATTACATTTACAAAAAGTAAAAGAGAAAAAGCTATATCTTCAGGAGTACACATACTAGCTTATGGAATTATTCTAATAGTTTCAGCTCAAATTTCTAGGTTTGGAATTATTGGTGAAATATTTGTTGTGATTTTCATGCCAACAGCGCACGAATTAATGCTTAAGCTTCAGGCAGATCGAGAGAAAAAGCAAGTGGCTAAGTTTGTTAGTGATGAAGAAGGGCTGGTAGTTTTAGAAATGTCAGCGGATTCTAGGATGCGGGAATTTGGAGTTGATATTCAAAGTAAAATTTTATCAGTGAACGGTAAAAAAATTAATTCCGAAGCGGAAGTTTATTCTATTTTAAAGGAAAACTTATATAATGCAGTTTTAAAGATAAAGGATTCTCATGGAATGGTAAAAGATATTCAATTTAGACATAATAAAAACACTAGGCTTGGAATTTTGGTAGTGCCTAGAAATGTAAGCAAGGAAGATATTGTGCCAGTCGATGGAGGAAATTTTAAAAATGTTTTGAATTCATTAAAGGGTTCCGAAAAGGGTTCTAAAAATAAAGTTGAATATAAAATAGAAAAAGAGAATGATGGAAAACATGATAAGGATGTTAAGAATAAAGATAATAAAATGTAA
- a CDS encoding S41 family peptidase has translation MKESRKYIFANRRQNRKILLVPTVIFIIFLICVSFLGGNYIATKGIFLVRTSPEVKSTASQINDKSKYSALFTVRDKLIEKFDGEIDDNALLEGAIKGMTNALNDQYTVFMNQSEFDDLMKQSSGSMTGIGVTVTLKDKQVTILDTVKGAPADRAGLQENDIIEKINDIDVSGDDLKKATSMIAEANNSELKLTIKRADTDEFDVNVTPEKVKIESVSGNMLDSSIGYIRIKTFMNENTAEDFKNTIDELKSQGMKGLIVDLRENPGGLLTEAVGVASQFIPKGKIITYTIDKYENRNDSLSIGGDAEGMPLVLLVNENSASASEVVTGALRDYGAATIVGKTTFGKGIVQQTVKFDDNIGGLKVTISKYYTPNGENIHKKGIAPDFDVTTPVGIDEKSYDKNADEQLKTAVEKIGEKIQ, from the coding sequence GTGAAGGAATCAAGAAAATACATATTTGCAAATAGAAGGCAAAATAGAAAAATACTTTTAGTACCAACAGTAATCTTTATAATATTTCTTATATGTGTATCCTTTTTAGGAGGAAACTATATTGCTACTAAAGGGATATTTCTAGTAAGAACATCGCCAGAAGTCAAGAGTACAGCTTCGCAGATAAATGATAAGAGTAAATATTCAGCACTTTTTACAGTGAGAGATAAATTAATTGAAAAGTTTGATGGTGAAATTGATGATAATGCTCTTTTAGAAGGAGCGATTAAGGGAATGACTAATGCCTTAAATGATCAATATACCGTATTTATGAATCAAAGCGAATTTGATGATTTAATGAAACAAAGTAGTGGAAGTATGACGGGAATAGGTGTTACTGTAACGTTAAAAGATAAACAGGTAACAATTTTAGATACTGTTAAAGGAGCACCTGCTGATAGGGCTGGACTACAGGAAAATGATATAATAGAAAAGATAAATGATATCGATGTGTCTGGTGACGATTTAAAAAAAGCAACGTCTATGATTGCAGAGGCAAATAATTCAGAGTTAAAACTGACTATTAAGAGAGCAGATACTGATGAATTTGATGTTAATGTAACACCTGAAAAAGTAAAGATTGAATCAGTAAGCGGGAATATGCTAGATTCTTCAATAGGGTATATTCGTATAAAAACTTTCATGAATGAAAATACGGCAGAAGATTTCAAAAACACCATTGATGAATTGAAATCTCAAGGGATGAAAGGCTTGATAGTAGATCTGAGAGAAAATCCTGGCGGGCTATTAACAGAAGCAGTAGGTGTTGCATCACAGTTTATTCCGAAAGGAAAGATAATAACTTACACAATTGATAAATATGAAAACAGAAATGATTCATTATCAATTGGTGGAGATGCTGAAGGCATGCCATTGGTATTACTAGTTAATGAAAATAGCGCTAGTGCATCAGAAGTTGTTACAGGGGCTTTAAGAGATTATGGAGCAGCAACAATTGTTGGGAAAACTACTTTTGGGAAAGGTATAGTTCAGCAAACAGTTAAATTTGATGATAATATCGGTGGACTTAAAGTAACTATTTCTAAATACTATACTCCGAATGGAGAGAATATTCATAAAAAAGGAATAGCCCCAGATTTCGATGTTACAACGCCTGTTGGTATTGATGAAAAGAGCTATGATAAAAATGCTGATGAGCAGCTAAAGACAGCGGTTGAAAAAATAGGAGAAAAGATTCAATAG